In Zunongwangia profunda SM-A87, the following proteins share a genomic window:
- the tnpB gene encoding IS66 family insertion sequence element accessory protein TnpB (TnpB, as the term is used for proteins encoded by IS66 family insertion elements, is considered an accessory protein, since TnpC, encoded by a neighboring gene, is a DDE family transposase.) — protein sequence MFALSSSLNYQLYLPGTDMRKSFDGLCGLVLGELGHSPQDGSVYIFINKARNKVKLLHWQSGGFVLYYKRLERGTFELPDYDASVGGLQLDYTQLVMLIDGVAITNITRRKRYKKAQ from the coding sequence ATGTTTGCCTTAAGCAGTTCCCTGAATTACCAGTTATATCTTCCTGGTACCGATATGCGTAAGAGTTTTGACGGGCTATGTGGTTTGGTGCTTGGAGAATTAGGTCATAGTCCCCAGGATGGTTCGGTCTATATCTTTATCAATAAAGCGCGCAATAAAGTCAAGTTGCTGCACTGGCAGTCCGGGGGCTTTGTGTTATATTATAAACGCCTGGAGCGTGGTACTTTTGAGTTGCCCGATTACGATGCATCCGTGGGAGGACTCCAGCTGGATTACACCCAACTGGTAATGCTCATAGACGGGGTAGCCATCACTAATATTACCCGGAGAAAACGCTATAAAAAAGCCCAATAA
- a CDS encoding IS66 family transposase, with product MTYQELQKENEQLRESNEFFKEKISALEVQLGQLYKLIQGFKSERFIPEILEQQLSLFSEKQDEPGQIAAPKETITYTREKQKHPGRGSLPEHLPVREVILEPEEDVSTLKKIGEEVSETLEYTPASLVKRRTIRPKYARKDQQGVLIAPLPTRPIEKSIAEACLLAYILVSKYIDHLPFYRQIQRFKREFGWEPASSTLSDWMASCCQLLEPLYNTLKQKILEDGYIQADESVCLEAA from the coding sequence ATGACCTACCAGGAGCTACAAAAAGAAAACGAGCAACTTCGAGAGTCCAATGAATTCTTTAAGGAGAAAATTTCCGCTTTGGAAGTGCAACTCGGGCAGCTCTATAAACTGATCCAGGGTTTTAAATCGGAACGTTTTATCCCAGAAATCCTGGAACAGCAACTATCGCTTTTTTCTGAAAAACAAGATGAACCGGGGCAAATAGCTGCACCTAAAGAAACGATCACCTATACCCGGGAAAAACAAAAACACCCGGGACGTGGTAGTTTGCCGGAACACCTTCCGGTGCGGGAAGTCATTCTTGAACCAGAAGAAGATGTAAGCACGCTGAAAAAAATTGGCGAGGAAGTTAGTGAAACCCTGGAATATACCCCGGCCAGCCTGGTTAAAAGACGTACCATTCGTCCTAAATATGCCAGGAAAGACCAGCAAGGGGTACTAATCGCACCACTACCCACGCGTCCTATCGAAAAATCTATTGCCGAGGCCTGCTTACTGGCCTATATCCTGGTGAGTAAATATATTGATCACCTGCCATTCTATCGTCAGATCCAGCGCTTTAAACGAGAGTTTGGGTGGGAACCGGCCTCCAGTACTTTAAGTGACTGGATGGCGAGTTGTTGCCAGCTGTTGGAACCTCTTTATAATACCTTGAAGCAAAAAATCCTTGAAGACGGGTACATCCAGGCGGATGAA
- the tnpA gene encoding IS66 family insertion sequence element accessory protein TnpA: MTRSSTSEMRKLVTSFYESDQNQSAFARAHGISKGKLSYWIQKFPREQVTKPAKSNFVSLSADPSTTPTSSRSMHIRLGNGVEIEIPL; this comes from the coding sequence ATGACTCGATCTTCTACCTCAGAAATGCGTAAGCTGGTCACCAGCTTTTATGAATCAGATCAAAATCAATCCGCTTTTGCCCGTGCCCATGGAATCAGCAAAGGCAAGCTATCCTATTGGATCCAGAAATTTCCCAGGGAGCAAGTTACAAAACCCGCTAAAAGCAATTTTGTTTCCTTATCGGCCGACCCTTCTACCACACCGACATCCTCCAGGAGTATGCACATCCGTTTAGGTAATGGCGTAGAAATTGAAATTCCCCTGTAA
- a CDS encoding competence protein CoiA family protein, with protein sequence MYKYSIKYPVAFNQANKKNVPIEKVTKDNRLKLICPVCKDNFIAIINHRNPHFRHKPNTECSGNLESYIHWLTKEVFKQIGELDIPELLIDDLPEKHRQKFQLDFNAILDTNIPYSFQGEFKKGLKANRMRPSKCIFSENRVGYNLAV encoded by the coding sequence TTGTATAAATACAGCATAAAATATCCCGTTGCATTTAACCAAGCCAACAAAAAAAATGTTCCAATAGAGAAGGTTACGAAGGATAATAGGTTGAAATTAATTTGTCCTGTGTGTAAGGATAATTTTATAGCTATTATTAATCACCGAAATCCACATTTCAGACATAAACCCAATACTGAGTGCTCCGGCAATTTAGAGTCTTATATACACTGGTTAACAAAAGAGGTTTTTAAACAAATTGGAGAATTGGATATACCTGAACTCTTAATTGATGACCTTCCCGAAAAACATAGGCAAAAATTTCAACTCGATTTTAATGCGATACTAGATACAAATATACCTTACTCATTTCAGGGAGAATTTAAAAAAGGATTAAAAGCAAATCGTATGCGTCCGTCTAAGTGCATCTTTTCTGAGAACCGTGTAGGTTATAATTTAGCAGTCTAA